Below is a window of Sus scrofa isolate TJ Tabasco breed Duroc chromosome 3, Sscrofa11.1, whole genome shotgun sequence DNA.
GCTGGCCGCGCCCGGGGGTCCCCAGGCCCCATCCCAGGGGGAGCGCTGGCCTTGGCCTTCCGTGGAGACTTCATTCAGGTGGGCAGCGCCTACGAGCAGCATAAAATTCGCCGGCCCGACAGCTTCGACGTGCTGGTGCCGCTGCGCCTCCCGCCCTTGGTGGCGCTGGAACCTCGGAGCCTGGGCGCGGAGCCCGAGCTGGCCCCAGCGGTCCACGGCTGCTTCGTGTGCGCGCTCAAGGCACCGCCGGGAGCCTCCGGGGGCCAATGGCTTCGGGACTGCAAACCCTTCGCAGACGGCTTCTGTGTGGATGTGCGCGGGCGGCGCCACCTCTCGGCCACGCTGGTGCTGCGCTGGTTCCAGTCGCATCTGCAGCGCTCCCTGGCCACCGTGCGCTATAGCCTAGAGGGGCGATGTCGGGTCACCCTGACCCCGGGCAGCCTGGAGCAGCCTCCCACCCTACACATCCTGCCCTGCCGCACCGATTATGGCTGCTGCCGCCTTTCCATGGCCGTGCGTCTTATCCCTGCCGTCCATTTGGGCGACAACGTCTTCCTGGTGGCACCACCGCCGCCACCCTCGCCAGTTGGGCCGATTTCAGAGCTCCCTGGAGGCCTGCGCGCGGATGCACTGTGGGGCGTGAACACAGCGCGCCAGGAGCAGAAGCTGCTGAGCTGGCTGCAGGAAAGGGCCCCTCCAGGTGCCTGCTACCTCAAGTGCCTGCAGTTGCTTAAAGCTCTGAGAGACCTGGGCGCCCGCGGGCTGGACCCGACGGCCGCCATCCAGTGGGGACGTATCTTGTCCTCATATGTGCTCAAGACGGTGCTGCTGGCGGTGCTGCTGCGCGAGGGGGTTCCTGCCCGAGCCTGGGACGAGGTGCACCTGGGCGAGCGCTTGGAAGAGCTAGTAAAATTCCTTAGGGACTGCCTGCTGCGACGCCGTACGCTCTTCCACTGCGTCCTGGGCCCTGGCGGGGCGGCCGCGGAGGTTGGCCCACTGCCCAAGGTATTGCGTGAAGCAGCCCCGGTTGACCTCCTGGCCGCTTTCGACAGACATGCCAGGGAAGTCGCAGCAGCACGGTTGCTGTCCACGTGGCGAAGGCTGCCCCAGCTTCTCCGGGCCTATGGTGGTCCCCGATACCTTGCcaggtgccccccaccccggagTCAGCGCACCCAGGGGTTCCCAGAAGATGAACCATAATCCCTGACAGCGCCCCCACCTGGCCTGGTGCTCCCAAAGCCTGACCCACCAGGTGGGAATGGGGATGGCAATGAAGCCAGTTTAAGGCAAGGAAGATGGCCTGCAGAAGGTACTGGAACATTCAGAGGGTGACTTTTGGTGGCTTCAGCATCACCCCTCGCTCCACAGTCTGGTAGAGTTATGGCATCTTCTCTAGATCCACCAAAGTGTCTTGGGCAAGCTACACAAAGATCCAGCGTCAGCAGCTAAGAGTTGGTCCAGATGTTGGTTTGTGTGGGATGATTCTGTAGAAAGATCCAGCTTTTAGGGAAGTAAGAACTAGCTGCTGGAACAGTTCCCTCACCCTCGGGCTCCCCAGTTGAAAGAGGctaatgtggggttttttggacACAACTATTTGGTAGGTCCTGAATTCCtgattgccttttaaaaaatctgaatccTTATCTACAACTGCAATCGAAGTTCTGTTCTAGGGACTAATGTTCCAGAAACATGGTTTCCCAGGGTTCAAGTTAATATTACTGTATTTTGTAAAGGTGCCATCACGGGTGTTTGACAGGACGGTGAAGAATTAAGTCGGGTATTGAGAGGCAGTCAGGAGTTGGTTAGGGAAACGTCCAGAGCAAATGGCACTTTATTTTGATCAGTTCTTATGGTAAATTGCTAGCTCCAAGTGCTGCATCTGAAAGGGAGGCCCGTTGCATTTACTGTTAAGAAATGTgcagtctttgtgtgtgtgtgtgtgtgtgtgtgtgtgtgtgtgtgtgtcttttatggctgcacctgtggcatagggaggttcccaggctaggggtcgaattggagctacagctgccggcttacaccacagccacagcaactcgggatccgagccgcatctgtgacctacaccacagctcacggcaacaccggatccttaacccactgagtggggccagggctcgaaccagaaacctcatgctttctagttggattcatttccgctgcaccatgacgggaactccgaaatttgcAGTCTTGAAGAGCTGGCTTCCCTGAGGGCACAGGCTGAGATGTGCACCAGTCAGCACCCATTCGTTGAACGCCTGCTGTGCGCCAGGCGCGGTTGCAGAGTGGCAGCAGAACACATGTTCCAGGCAACACCGGTGAGGGCCTAAAACGTGTTGGGTCTCGAGAAAGTTGTATTTCCCTCTTTGCCCAGCGAGGTGTCTCGCCAGGGCTTGTTGCTGGCTGGagacagaaacttttttttaaaagtctttttagcAAGCTCCTTTGCACGGAGATCTCTTTCTGAGTTTAATGAGATCATGAAAGGGAAATGCCTGCCCTGGTGCCGGGCTTGCCTTTGAGCTCTCAGCCCTTGCTCAGCGATCCTTCCTGCTTGGGAACTTTGGCTCCCGTGGCCCAGGTGGCCTTTAAGTGGCCCCAAGGCCAGCTTTGAGGAGCGGTCGGTTCAGCCCAGGTCTTGCAAAGCCTTTAACTTAACATTCGGTGTCTTGGGCTTCATGCTGGAAGATCCGTTGTTTTCCATCTGTtggcagaggagaaagacagCAGAGGAGGGCAAGtgagggggagatggggagagacaGCCCTTGTCCGCTCTCTGTTCTTTCTGCTCTTTGGGCATAAATAGCACCAGGCTGAGTGAGTGTATTTTGCAGCTAGCCCATCCTGCAACTCCTGCTTCCCTCGCAGATTTCAGCTCTCAGTGGCATCAGTCGGCTTTTCAGTTGACGTGTGGAATGGTCCATCATCTGCCGTATAGAAAATGCAGCCAGTCCCAGGGATgtactttaggattttttttttttttaacagagactCTTAAAAGTGGGACTTGGGAaggactaggaaccgtgaggacgtgggttggatccctggcctggctcagtgggttaatgatctggcgttgctgtggctgtggtgtaggctgacagcagtagctccgattagacccctaggctgggaacctccatatgccacgggtgtggcccgaaaaaaaaaagcaaaaacaaaaccaaaaaaaagtagaacttGGAAGACAGAAGGAGCCACGTGACTAGGGCCTTGTTTCATTTCTGAGCTGTTTTGAGGGAACTCTTGAAACTTCCTTTCTTTAGGGGAACCACCTGGCCACTGTGGGGAAATCATTGTGAATAAATGATTTATAGGGAAACctcatcagagctgcagagaTTTCTCAGGTCCTTTGCAACCTTGGACTCTAAAGACAACCGTTGCAAATGTTGTGCTGTCTCTTTGAGGTTGTTTGGGGACCATTTCCTCTTGATACCACAGTCATTCCTAACTTTTGAGGTCAGTGTTAGGTCAAAAGGTACTGCATTTAGGCGAGGGATGGGTCCACCAGTTTCCTGCAAAGACATAAACTGCACAGTGTTTTTTAAACTTacgttttaaaataaatgccGAAAATAAGTAgatctttatataaatatatatttataatgtttccATACTCAGCTACAATTTCCCCTGTGGTTGGAGGGGAGAAAGCAAAGCTATTGGAGGGAGTATAAAGCTTTAAAAGCTgaattttccagatatttttaGGTGAGTtgatagaggttttttttttttttttaaattagaatagcATTTTGAAGTTTGAATCTGGGAATATACTATTCTTGtagtttctttgttcttttttttttttttttaggttaattACCCAAAGCCTCATCCATCCTCAagattttcaaactttatttttttttttgtaaatgaatgggcattgtgtttatgg
It encodes the following:
- the ITPRIPL2 gene encoding inositol 1,4,5-trisphosphate receptor-interacting protein-like 2; translated protein: MSVHYTLNLRVFWPLVTGLCTALVCLYHVLRGSGGARAEPPDSADGGFPLLKVAVLLLLGYILLRCRHAVRQRFLPGSPRLGGHSAFSPGHFGEPSLDILLESYYEHEVRLSPHVLGHSKAHVSRIVGELVRAGRARGSPGPIPGGALALAFRGDFIQVGSAYEQHKIRRPDSFDVLVPLRLPPLVALEPRSLGAEPELAPAVHGCFVCALKAPPGASGGQWLRDCKPFADGFCVDVRGRRHLSATLVLRWFQSHLQRSLATVRYSLEGRCRVTLTPGSLEQPPTLHILPCRTDYGCCRLSMAVRLIPAVHLGDNVFLVAPPPPPSPVGPISELPGGLRADALWGVNTARQEQKLLSWLQERAPPGACYLKCLQLLKALRDLGARGLDPTAAIQWGRILSSYVLKTVLLAVLLREGVPARAWDEVHLGERLEELVKFLRDCLLRRRTLFHCVLGPGGAAAEVGPLPKVLREAAPVDLLAAFDRHAREVAAARLLSTWRRLPQLLRAYGGPRYLARCPPPRSQRTQGFPEDEP